A portion of the Manihot esculenta cultivar AM560-2 chromosome 2, M.esculenta_v8, whole genome shotgun sequence genome contains these proteins:
- the LOC110602887 gene encoding sucrose synthase 7 isoform X2: MASGPTLKRSDSMADNMPEALKQSRYHMKKCFAKYVQKGRRIMKLQHLLDEIENVIDDKMERTKVLEGVLGDIWYSTQEAVVNPPHVAFAIRPSPGFWEYVKVNSADLTVEGITATEYLKFKEMIFEETWAKDVNALEVDFGAFDFSVPRLTLSSSIGNGLNFVSKFVTSKLSGRLENAQPLVDYLLSLNHQGEKLMINDNLNTVSKLQMALIVAEVYLSGLARDTPYQKFELSFKEWGFEKGWGDTAERVKETMRSLSEVLQAPDPVNLENFFSRVPKIFNIVIFSPHGYFGQANVLGLPDTGGQVVYILDQVKALEEELVLRIKQQGLNVKPQIIVVTRLIPEARGTKCNQELEAINGTRHCNILRVPFSVEDRVLRQWVSRFDVYPYIEKFTQDVTVKVLDLMEGKPDLIIGNYTDGNLAATLMANKLGITQATIAHALEKTKYEDSDIKWKELDPEYHFSCQFIADIIAMNAADFIIASTYQEIAGSKERPGQYERHDAFTLPGLCRVVSGINVFDPKFNIAAPGADQSVYFPNTEKQKRFTQFHPAIEELLYSKEENEEHIGYLADRRKPIIFSMARLDIVKNLTGLTEWYGKNKRLRNLVNLVIVGAFFDPSKSKDREEMAEIRKMHALIEKYQLKGQFRWIAAQTDRQRNGELYRCIADTKGAFVQPALYEAFGLTVIEAMNCGLPTFATNQGGPAEIIVDGVSGFLIDPIDGDEASNKIADFFEKCKVDVEYWNKFSEDGLKRINECYTWKIYANRVLNMGSMYTFWRQLNKEQKQAKQRYIQMFYNLQFRKLVKNVPIPVEEAQQQPETKTVSKAPSRQVI; the protein is encoded by the exons ATGGCTTCTGGACCAACTTTGAAACGTTCAGACTCTATGGCTGATAATATGCCGGAGGCCTTGAAACAGAGCCGGTATCATATGAAGAAGTGTTTCGCTAAGTACGTGCAGAAAGGGAGAAGGATAATGAAGCTTCAGCATCTGCTGGATGAAATTGAGAATGTGATAGATGACAAGATGGAAAGAACCAAGGTCTTGGAAGGTGTACTAGGCGACATATGGTACTCCACTCAG GAAGCAGTCGTTAATCCTCCACATGTAGCTTTTGCTATAAGACCAAGTCCTGGTTTCTGGGAATATGTCAAGGTTAACTCTGCTGATCTCACTGTTGAGGGAATCACTGCTACAGAATACTTGAAATTCAAAGAAATGATATTCGAGGAGACCTG GGCAAAAGATGTGAATGCATTGGAAGTGGATTTTGGAGCATTTGATTTCTCTGTGCCTCGCTTGACCTTATCTTCTTCAATTGGCAATGGACTCAACTTTGTTTCCAAGTTCGTCACTTCAAAGTTAAGTGGGCGCTTGGAGAATGCTCAGCCTCTGGTGGATTACTTACTATCACTCAATCATCAAGGGGAG AAACTTATGATCAATGACAACCTTAATACTGTTTCAAAGCTTCAGATGGCACTGATAGTTGCTGAAGTTTACCTCTCAGGACTTGCCAGGGACACCCCATACCAAAAATTTGAGCTAAG cTTCAAAGAGTGGGGCTTTGAGAAGGGATGGGGTGATACAGCAGAGAGAGTGAAGGAGACAATGAGATCACTCTCAGAAGTACTCCAAGCCCCAGATCCAGTGAACCTGGAGAATTTCTTTAGCCGGGTGCCGAAGATATTCAATATTGTAATTTTCTCTCCTCATGGCTACTTTGGGCAAGCAAACGTCCTTGGTTTGCCAGATACTGGTGGTCAG GTAGTCTACATCCTGGACCAAGTGAAAGCTCTGGAAGAAGAGTTGGTTCTCAGGATTAAGCAGCAAGGACTTAATGTGAAGCCTCAAATTATAGTG GTCACACGACTAATTCCTGAGGCTCGTGGAACTAAGTGCAACCAGGAACTGGAAGCAATTAATGGCACAAGGCATTGCAACATTCTCCGGGTGCCATTTAGCGTTGAAGACAGGGTCCTCCGCCAGTGGGTTTCTCGTTTCGATGTCTATCCATATATTGAGAAGTTCACTCAG GATGTTACAGTTAAGGTGCTAGATCTCATGGAAGGAAAACCAGACCTCATCATTGGAAACTATACTGATGGGAATTTAGCAGCGACTCTCATGGCTAACAAACTTGGGATAACTCAG GCAACTATAGCACATGCTTTGGAGAAGACAAAGTATGAAGATTCAGACATCAAGTGGAAGGAATTAGACCCCGAGTATCACTTCTCATGCCAATTCATAGCTGATATAATTGCAATGAATGCAGCAGACTTTATCATAGCTAGCACATACCAGGAGATTGCAGGAAG CAAAGAAAGACCAGGACAGTATGAACGTCATGATGCATTCACACTTCCAGGGCTGTGTAGAGTTGTTTCAGGCATTAATGTCTTTGATCCAAAATTCAACATAGCTGCACCTGGAGCTGATCAATCTGTCTACTTCCCAAATACAGAGAAACAGAAGAGATTTACGCAGTTTCATCCTGCCATTGAAGAACTATTGTATAGTAAAGAGGAGAATGAAGAACACAT TGGATATCTGGCAGACAGGAGGAAACCTATTATCTTCTCAATGGCAAGGCTTGATATAGTAAAGAACCTCACTGGACTAACGGAGTGGTATGGGAAGAACAAGAGGCTGAGAAATTTGGTTAATCTTGTAATAGTTGGGGCTTTCTTTGATCCTTCTAAATCCAAAGACAGAGAAGAGATGGCTGAAATTAGGAAGATGCATGCTTTGATAGAGAAGTACCAACTCAAGGGTCAATTCAGATGGATAGCAGCACAGACAGACAGGCAGCGAAATGGAGAACTCTATCGCTGCATTGCAGATACAAAGGGAGCTTTTGTGCAGCCAGCTCTGTATGAAGCATTTGGACTCACAGTCATTGAGGCAATGAACTGTGGATTACCCACCTTCGCAACCAATCAAGGAGGTCCAGCTGAAATAATTGTCGATGGGGTCTCCGGATTCCTCATTGATCCTATTGATGGAGACGAAGCAAGCAACAAAATCGCTGACTTCTTTGAGAAGTGTAAGGTGGATGTAGAATACTGGAATAAGTTCTCAGAAGATGGGTTGAAACGCATAAATGAATG CTACACCTGGAAGATCTATGCAAACAGGGTCTTGAATATGGGTTCCATGTATACTTTCTGGAGGCAGCTGAACAAGGAGCAGAAACAAGCAAAGCAAAGATACATCCAAATGTTCTATAATCTGCAATTCAGGAAGCTG GTGAAGAACGTGCCTATCCCAGTTGAAGAAGCTCAGCAGCAACCAGAGACGAAGACTGTAAGCAAAGCACCGTCAAGGCAAGTAATTTAA
- the LOC110602887 gene encoding sucrose synthase 7 isoform X1, with the protein MASGPTLKRSDSMADNMPEALKQSRYHMKKCFAKYVQKGRRIMKLQHLLDEIENVIDDKMERTKVLEGVLGDIWYSTQEAVVNPPHVAFAIRPSPGFWEYVKVNSADLTVEGITATEYLKFKEMIFEETWAKDVNALEVDFGAFDFSVPRLTLSSSIGNGLNFVSKFVTSKLSGRLENAQPLVDYLLSLNHQGEKLMINDNLNTVSKLQMALIVAEVYLSGLARDTPYQKFELSFKEWGFEKGWGDTAERVKETMRSLSEVLQAPDPVNLENFFSRVPKIFNIVIFSPHGYFGQANVLGLPDTGGQVVYILDQVKALEEELVLRIKQQGLNVKPQIIVVTRLIPEARGTKCNQELEAINGTRHCNILRVPFSVEDRVLRQWVSRFDVYPYIEKFTQDVTVKVLDLMEGKPDLIIGNYTDGNLAATLMANKLGITQATIAHALEKTKYEDSDIKWKELDPEYHFSCQFIADIIAMNAADFIIASTYQEIAGSKERPGQYERHDAFTLPGLCRVVSGINVFDPKFNIAAPGADQSVYFPNTEKQKRFTQFHPAIEELLYSKEENEEHIGYLADRRKPIIFSMARLDIVKNLTGLTEWYGKNKRLRNLVNLVIVGAFFDPSKSKDREEMAEIRKMHALIEKYQLKGQFRWIAAQTDRQRNGELYRCIADTKGAFVQPALYEAFGLTVIEAMNCGLPTFATNQGGPAEIIVDGVSGFLIDPIDGDEASNKIADFFEKCKVDVEYWNKFSEDGLKRINECYTWKIYANRVLNMGSMYTFWRQLNKEQKQAKQRYIQMFYNLQFRKLVKNVPIPVEEAQQQPETKTVSKAPSSTRRSQSRLQRLFGA; encoded by the exons ATGGCTTCTGGACCAACTTTGAAACGTTCAGACTCTATGGCTGATAATATGCCGGAGGCCTTGAAACAGAGCCGGTATCATATGAAGAAGTGTTTCGCTAAGTACGTGCAGAAAGGGAGAAGGATAATGAAGCTTCAGCATCTGCTGGATGAAATTGAGAATGTGATAGATGACAAGATGGAAAGAACCAAGGTCTTGGAAGGTGTACTAGGCGACATATGGTACTCCACTCAG GAAGCAGTCGTTAATCCTCCACATGTAGCTTTTGCTATAAGACCAAGTCCTGGTTTCTGGGAATATGTCAAGGTTAACTCTGCTGATCTCACTGTTGAGGGAATCACTGCTACAGAATACTTGAAATTCAAAGAAATGATATTCGAGGAGACCTG GGCAAAAGATGTGAATGCATTGGAAGTGGATTTTGGAGCATTTGATTTCTCTGTGCCTCGCTTGACCTTATCTTCTTCAATTGGCAATGGACTCAACTTTGTTTCCAAGTTCGTCACTTCAAAGTTAAGTGGGCGCTTGGAGAATGCTCAGCCTCTGGTGGATTACTTACTATCACTCAATCATCAAGGGGAG AAACTTATGATCAATGACAACCTTAATACTGTTTCAAAGCTTCAGATGGCACTGATAGTTGCTGAAGTTTACCTCTCAGGACTTGCCAGGGACACCCCATACCAAAAATTTGAGCTAAG cTTCAAAGAGTGGGGCTTTGAGAAGGGATGGGGTGATACAGCAGAGAGAGTGAAGGAGACAATGAGATCACTCTCAGAAGTACTCCAAGCCCCAGATCCAGTGAACCTGGAGAATTTCTTTAGCCGGGTGCCGAAGATATTCAATATTGTAATTTTCTCTCCTCATGGCTACTTTGGGCAAGCAAACGTCCTTGGTTTGCCAGATACTGGTGGTCAG GTAGTCTACATCCTGGACCAAGTGAAAGCTCTGGAAGAAGAGTTGGTTCTCAGGATTAAGCAGCAAGGACTTAATGTGAAGCCTCAAATTATAGTG GTCACACGACTAATTCCTGAGGCTCGTGGAACTAAGTGCAACCAGGAACTGGAAGCAATTAATGGCACAAGGCATTGCAACATTCTCCGGGTGCCATTTAGCGTTGAAGACAGGGTCCTCCGCCAGTGGGTTTCTCGTTTCGATGTCTATCCATATATTGAGAAGTTCACTCAG GATGTTACAGTTAAGGTGCTAGATCTCATGGAAGGAAAACCAGACCTCATCATTGGAAACTATACTGATGGGAATTTAGCAGCGACTCTCATGGCTAACAAACTTGGGATAACTCAG GCAACTATAGCACATGCTTTGGAGAAGACAAAGTATGAAGATTCAGACATCAAGTGGAAGGAATTAGACCCCGAGTATCACTTCTCATGCCAATTCATAGCTGATATAATTGCAATGAATGCAGCAGACTTTATCATAGCTAGCACATACCAGGAGATTGCAGGAAG CAAAGAAAGACCAGGACAGTATGAACGTCATGATGCATTCACACTTCCAGGGCTGTGTAGAGTTGTTTCAGGCATTAATGTCTTTGATCCAAAATTCAACATAGCTGCACCTGGAGCTGATCAATCTGTCTACTTCCCAAATACAGAGAAACAGAAGAGATTTACGCAGTTTCATCCTGCCATTGAAGAACTATTGTATAGTAAAGAGGAGAATGAAGAACACAT TGGATATCTGGCAGACAGGAGGAAACCTATTATCTTCTCAATGGCAAGGCTTGATATAGTAAAGAACCTCACTGGACTAACGGAGTGGTATGGGAAGAACAAGAGGCTGAGAAATTTGGTTAATCTTGTAATAGTTGGGGCTTTCTTTGATCCTTCTAAATCCAAAGACAGAGAAGAGATGGCTGAAATTAGGAAGATGCATGCTTTGATAGAGAAGTACCAACTCAAGGGTCAATTCAGATGGATAGCAGCACAGACAGACAGGCAGCGAAATGGAGAACTCTATCGCTGCATTGCAGATACAAAGGGAGCTTTTGTGCAGCCAGCTCTGTATGAAGCATTTGGACTCACAGTCATTGAGGCAATGAACTGTGGATTACCCACCTTCGCAACCAATCAAGGAGGTCCAGCTGAAATAATTGTCGATGGGGTCTCCGGATTCCTCATTGATCCTATTGATGGAGACGAAGCAAGCAACAAAATCGCTGACTTCTTTGAGAAGTGTAAGGTGGATGTAGAATACTGGAATAAGTTCTCAGAAGATGGGTTGAAACGCATAAATGAATG CTACACCTGGAAGATCTATGCAAACAGGGTCTTGAATATGGGTTCCATGTATACTTTCTGGAGGCAGCTGAACAAGGAGCAGAAACAAGCAAAGCAAAGATACATCCAAATGTTCTATAATCTGCAATTCAGGAAGCTG GTGAAGAACGTGCCTATCCCAGTTGAAGAAGCTCAGCAGCAACCAGAGACGAAGACTGTAAGCAAAGCACCGTCAAG CACAAGACGCAGTCAGTCCCGATTGCAAAG GTTGTTCGGAGCTTAA
- the LOC110609953 gene encoding phytoene synthase 2, chloroplastic isoform X2 encodes MTIALLWVAIPSTEVSNSFGFFHSVGALDSAKFGSVDRSLMFKKRAKKGMNQKWKSSTVNVDLTNPCIGLGSGSNLPVISSMVASSAGEMAVSSEEKVYNVVLKQAALVKKQLRSSENLDAKTDIAVPGTSSLLSEAYDRCGEVCAEYAKTFYLGTLLMTPERRRAIWAIYVWCRRTDELVDGPNASHITPTALDRWEARLEDVFQGRPFDMLDAALSDTVTKFPVDIQPFKDMIEGMRMDLKKSRYNNFDELYLYCYYVAGTVGLMSVPVMGIAPESQASTESVYNAALALGIANQLTNILRDVGEDARRGRIYLPQDELAQAGLSDEDIFAGEVTNKWRNFMKNQIKRARMFFNEAEKGVTELSAASRWPVWASLLLYKQILDEIEANDYNNFTERAYVNKAKKLAFLPIAYARSFVGSSRVSPPLANP; translated from the exons ATGACTATAGCGTTACTATGGGTTGCCATTCCCAGTACAGAGGTTTCCAACTCCTTTGGATTCTTCCATTCGGTTGGGGCTCTAGATTCAGCCAAGTTTGGTTCTGTAGATCGAAGTTTGATGTTTAAGAAAAGAGCAAAAAAGGGTATGAACCAGAAATGGAAGTCCAGCACAGTGAATGTAGATTTGACGAATCCTTGCATAGGATTAGGTAGTGGAAGCAATTTACCTGTAATATCGAGCATGGTAGCCAGCTCGGCAGGAGAAATGGCCGTCTCGTCGGAAGAGAAGGTATACAATGTTGTGCTGAAGCAAGCAGCCTTGGTTAAAAAGCAATTGAGGTCTAGTGAGAATCTGGATGCGAAAACAGATATTGCGGTTCCAGGGACTTCGAGCTTGTTGAGCGAAGCTTATGATCGTTGTGGAGAAGTTTGTGCTGAGTATGCCAAGACATTTTACTTGG GAACTCTGTTAATGACCCCTGAAAGGCGAAGAGCTATCTGGGCAATTTATG TGTGGTGTAGAAGGACAGATGAGCTTGTTGACGGACCTAATGCTTCACACATAACACCCACAGCTTTAGATAGATGGGAGGCAAGGTTGGAAGATGTTTTCCAAGGTCGTCCTTTTGATATGCTTGATGCTGCTTTATCAGATACTGTTACTAAATTTCCTGTTGATATTCAG CCATTCAAAGATATGATTGAAGGAATGAGGATGGACCTGAAGAAGTCAAGATATAATAACTTTGACGAGCTGTATCTTTACTGTTATTATGTTGCTGGGACAGTTGGATTAATGAGTGTTCCAGTGATGGGCATTGCACCTGAATCACAGGCATCAACTGAGAGCGTTTACAATGCTGCTTTAGCATTAGGAATAGCCAATCAGCTCACCAACATACTCAGAGATGTAGGAGAAGA TGCACGAAGAGGAAGGATTTATTTACCACAGGACGAGCTGGCGCAGGCAGGACTTTCAGATGAAGACATATTTGCTGGAGAAGTAACAAATAAGTGGAGAAATTTCATGAAGAATCAAATTAAGAGAGCAAGGATGTTCTTCAATGAAGCAGAGAAAGGAGTTACAGAGCTAAGTGCTGCAAGTAGATGGCCG GTGTGGGCATCCTTGCTATTGTACAAGCAAATACTAGACGAGATAGAAGCAAATGATTACAACAACTTCACAGAGAGGGCTTACGTGAACAAAGCCAAGAAGCTAGCTTTCTTGCCAATTGCTTATGCAAG
- the LOC110609953 gene encoding phytoene synthase 2, chloroplastic isoform X1 has translation MTIALLWVAIPSTEVSNSFGFFHSVGALDSAKFGSVDRSLMFKKRAKKGMNQKWKSSTVNVDLTNPCIGLGSGSNLPVISSMVASSAGEMAVSSEEKVYNVVLKQAALVKKQLRSSENLDAKTDIAVPGTSSLLSEAYDRCGEVCAEYAKTFYLGTLLMTPERRRAIWAIYVWCRRTDELVDGPNASHITPTALDRWEARLEDVFQGRPFDMLDAALSDTVTKFPVDIQPFKDMIEGMRMDLKKSRYNNFDELYLYCYYVAGTVGLMSVPVMGIAPESQASTESVYNAALALGIANQLTNILRDVGEDARRGRIYLPQDELAQAGLSDEDIFAGEVTNKWRNFMKNQIKRARMFFNEAEKGVTELSAASRWPVWASLLLYKQILDEIEANDYNNFTERAYVNKAKKLAFLPIAYARSFVGSSRVSPPLANP, from the exons ATGACTATAGCGTTACTATGGGTTGCCATTCCCAGTACAGAGGTTTCCAACTCCTTTGGATTCTTCCATTCGGTTGGGGCTCTAGATTCAGCCAAGTTTGGTTCTGTAGATCGAAGTTTGATGTTTAAGAAAAGAGCAAAAAAGGGTATGAACCAGAAATGGAAGTCCAGCACAGTGAATGTAGATTTGACGAATCCTTGCATAGGATTAGGTAGTGGAAGCAATTTACCTGTAATATCGAGCATGGTAGCCAGCTCGGCAGGAGAAATGGCCGTCTCGTCGGAAGAGAAGGTATACAATGTTGTGCTGAAGCAAGCAGCCTTGGTTAAAAAGCAATTGAGGTCTAGTGAGAATCTGGATGCGAAAACAGATATTGCGGTTCCAGGGACTTCGAGCTTGTTGAGCGAAGCTTATGATCGTTGTGGAGAAGTTTGTGCTGAGTATGCCAAGACATTTTACTTGG GAACTCTGTTAATGACCCCTGAAAGGCGAAGAGCTATCTGGGCAATTTATG TGTGGTGTAGAAGGACAGATGAGCTTGTTGACGGACCTAATGCTTCACACATAACACCCACAGCTTTAGATAGATGGGAGGCAAGGTTGGAAGATGTTTTCCAAGGTCGTCCTTTTGATATGCTTGATGCTGCTTTATCAGATACTGTTACTAAATTTCCTGTTGATATTCAG CCATTCAAAGATATGATTGAAGGAATGAGGATGGACCTGAAGAAGTCAAGATATAATAACTTTGACGAGCTGTATCTTTACTGTTATTATGTTGCTGGGACAGTTGGATTAATGAGTGTTCCAGTGATGGGCATTGCACCTGAATCACAGGCATCAACTGAGAGCGTTTACAATGCTGCTTTAGCATTAGGAATAGCCAATCAGCTCACCAACATACTCAGAGATGTAGGAGAAGA TGCACGAAGAGGAAGGATTTATTTACCACAGGACGAGCTGGCGCAGGCAGGACTTTCAGATGAAGACATATTTGCTGGAGAAGTAACAAATAAGTGGAGAAATTTCATGAAGAATCAAATTAAGAGAGCAAGGATGTTCTTCAATGAAGCAGAGAAAGGAGTTACAGAGCTAAGTGCTGCAAGTAGATGGCCG GTGTGGGCATCCTTGCTATTGTACAAGCAAATACTAGACGAGATAGAAGCAAATGATTACAACAACTTCACAGAGAGGGCTTACGTGAACAAAGCCAAGAAGCTAGCTTTCTTGCCAATTGCTTATGCAAGATCATTTGTTGGGTCGTCGAGAGTGTCGCCTCCTTTGGCAAACCCATGA